The nucleotide window CCGGCCCTAAATTTTTTTCGGATGGATTTTATATAACTAAgggaacatgtcgttacatGTTGGCGGCGACGATAGGCAGTGGGCAACACCATTGTTGCCGGCGAAACAAATAAAAACTTTCAGATCTTTAAAAGTTCTTTTGAAATCTTGATAATTATGGAAGAAAATCAAGcattttattagtattctttGTGCGTAAAATCAAATATGCTATTGGTGGCTTGAGACAAAAATAACACTGTGATGGTTGTGGGTGGTGCTCCGGTGagaataaagaagaaaaagatagaaaattattttcttccatGAATTCTTGAAAAATGTAGGCAATGAAACATGAATTTTATGCATAAATGTCATAGGATTTTCAATAGAAGTCATTATCTTTCTCATAATTTTTTCCGATGTTCTTCTCCGGTGAATCCTTTGACGAGTTCGAATAAAAATCATGTAccttaagttaaaattattaactTTTCGATGGAAATCAACATCCTCCCCACTAGTTTTTACTTCTATTTAGAGTTCCTTCTTAAGATAGTGTGATGAATATTTAAAGATATCATCAATAGTGACATAGAACTTGTAGAGAAGaagaactttttttaaaaattgaaaatgtaaAAACTTTAAAGAAATTGGGGTCAccaataaaaagataaaaaggaaaaaaatgacataattaaTACTCCTATATTAGAAATTATAATACTTAATTATATAATGACCAATAAAATAGTGCCACGTGTTTAAACTTGTCAttttaacatatattttcttcttctcacGCACCTTAAGGAAGGCGAAGATACTTTCTGTGCCATGTCACCTTTTAAGGGGGTATTGATATCAAATTGAATAAGattaggtgtgtaataggtcatcACAATAGTTTTtagcgtgtaactgacttttcgagaCAAATTTAGGGAggaatttatgtcttttccctaataataataaggcttaagtcatcgacGATCCCTTAAAGTTTTCCGCataattcatttagacacctcaactaaaattaatacctattgaacacttttactTATTCAAAAATTGTTCCTATTAGGCATTTTTTgataatcaacaaaaaatataaagagtGTGTGATACACTTACACTGGCATGGCAAAACGactaattaaaaaatagcaCGTGGCACTGGTCccccaaaattatttttaaaaaaaatacttttttgtttaaaattatttcaatcacattttatatctaattttttttttaaagaaaaaagatgaaaatatcaaCCTATTCTACCCAACCCCACCCCTACTCAACTCcttttcatcttcatcttcttcccaaAACACATGTTCTTTCTCAAATCACaaaacttaatttctttttaaataacttgaagattaactttttttaaaaaaaaaatattttcatactaaaagtgaagaagaaagaaacttTTGCCGACGATTATTCATTTCTACATCGATgacaaaaagaaattgatagctcaaaaattaattcttcaatttttttaataccatttttgataaatttaatgggtttatatttgaatttgagtaAAAATATTGTTCGAAAATTTGTGATAAACAAATATCTGCTAACTTTTTTTATAcgtaaaaaatcatttatcttctttcttcttcttcttcttcttcttctttatatatgttccattatttttatgagatttgaaataaattatacGAAAGTAAGTGCTTTTTTCAAATCTGAATCATATGATTTCTTCATAGTTGATTTTCATTTAGCTTCAAATTtggaagaaataaattttatttatataaaaaaagaaaaacaatgttgGAGCTAAAATGAAGAAAGTTTTGCAAACTAAATTATGAAGAAGATGACTGGTAGGGTTGtggtgtttttctttttttgtaaaaagtgtaaatgaaagaagagaaaattcttGTAAGTTAATTATAGTGCCAAGTgttaataaaagaagaaaaaatgttttttttttaaaaaaaaactctattttgaatcttttcacGCGCTTCAGGGAACAGGGGCAGCAGCAGCAGGGGCGGCAACAGCAGCAATGGTAGCGGCAGCAGCAGCAGCGGCGGCAGCAACAGCGGCGGCGGCAGCAACAACAGCAACATGTATGACGGCGTGTGTATTGGATTGTAGCTCCACGTAACACATAGGACCCTCATTAATTACAAGGTGTGCTGggataatttcaaatataatttgaatgGGAGAGGGGGTGTTCTTGTGGCTTTTAACTACTCActatgtctcaatttatgtgacttactttcagcagcagcaacaacaacagcaacaacagcaacaacaacacgTATGACGGCGTGTGTATTGGATTGTAGCTCCACGTAACACATAGGACCCTCATTAATTACAAGGTGTGCTGggataatttcaaatataatttgaatgGGAGATGGGGTGTTCTTGTGCCTTTTAACTACTCactatgtcccaatttatgtgacttattttcagttttagtccgtttaaaaaagaatgactcatttctatattaagtaacaatttaactataaaatatctattttacccttaataaatTGATTTACAGTGACacaaatttttatcatttattttggaccataaattttaaaagtctttatttctttcttaaactccgtgccgagtcaaaTTACCTCATATAAAATGGAACAGAGAGAGTATTTGTTTACTCAACAAATCATTGTtttagtaatataatattattctaaaaaatcaCATACTCTATACACGTGCAACACACTTTTGGCAAAACCAGTCTAATGTTTAAATGAATATTTCACACTCAAGTACAAAATTTGgatgcatattttatttttttgcaacaAAAAAGGATTCATTCATCCATTAATATTTactataatttattatggtTCCTTCAGatgttaaaaatataattattatttttgtaggTTGATTTGTcttatgaattcaaattaaagcataaactttaaatatattGTTAAAACGTTGAACACAATATTATTCGGGTCATCAACCTAGTAAgattatgaaataataataataaaaaagattatGAAATAATCAATGccacaaaaatgtactattttgaaatgttattaaaagataatcatttaaacaagttttacgacaaaatatttaaattgggGTAGGCAATTGAATCTTTAAAATCATAAGGGAAATGAGTGTTACTAAGGCTAAATCTCATGAAATGTCTTTGAAATTATCCTATCATATTATTTACAATAGTAATGAAAATTTTCCTGATATAGTTGTAAATATCAATTTAAAGTTGAATAAGTTATACAATCTCTAGAATTTCTGAAGTTGTGTGCTAGTAGTCTTGTTTCCTCTTGGAATTGCAGTCAAGTTCTCCTTGTAAACTGCAACTCTCATACTATTGGGGCAACCATGTATATTGAGTCCTTTGACTTCCTCTGAATTAAGATCATAGAACATCAAACATCCATTTTTTCGTTGAAAAAGGAACAAATGTGTTTTCCACAATGCTAATGGGATTTCAATAGAAAGACCTCTAATCGTATACTTCTTAATCCAAGAGTCATGCACATTATAATATTTCATTATCCAAATTTCAGTCAAATCTTCTAGTGGATCGTTCGCTGGCAGTACAGAGGGGTAACATATGAAAGTTAGAGATTCATTTTGGATGACGAGGCTATAATTCGGTCCATTGACATAATTATGACGAGTATTAGGCATTTCCATTGTGCGAAATAGCTCGCCGCTCACATCAAAACAAAGAATTACTGTGTGGGCAATCCAATGACAAGTTCCATTGTAAAATATCTGAGAACAAGGCAGCCAATTTAAGATGGGGAACTGTTGATCTACCCAATCCAATTCTCTCCAACAATCAATACCCAATTCATAAATCTCAACATTTTCCTTTTCCACCTGAATATATCCATAACAATCATCCTTGAGTAACTCACATATTCTAACAACTTTGTAGTCATTAACAACAGAGTCGAAGCCAAACCCAACACATTTTACATATCGATGGACTCCCTTTGGAGAACGGAAAGGGCTTGGAGGGAGAAATCTAAAGTGTCTAGTAGACGGATTAAATATGACAACTGTAAGACTATCCATTAAAGCAATCAAACCATTGCAAGGACCGACGAGTTGATCAAAAACTATACTATTAGTGTCTGTCATATAAGGCACATCAAGATCTGGAAAAACAGGGTTAAGATAATCATCAATCTCAccggaaagaaaagaaaatatagtttTATATTGTTCGCAATCTTCTTTAAAAGATCGCTTAAGGAGGATTAATTCATCTTTTATCGTTATGGTACGATTAAGATGAATATTGACAAAAGTGGAGGATTCTAAGATTGTGTTAAAAGCTCTAGAGACACATTTAAATCGCAACAAAGATTTCACCGGAAGCATCAAGAGTATAAAATTAGACACATCGTTAGGAAAGTTCATAAATCTTTTCGGCATCTCGTAATATTTGACGTCTGAAAAAGATGTTTCAATATGATGAAACAGTCTCAGCGTTTTGCTTAGAGATTTCTATCGCATTCAAAATAGGCAAGAAAGCGCATTTCTCGCACAGTATGTCAAATAACAACCAACCACCAAACATGTGTTTTGTGGTTGTGAGGgtttttcattatttcaacttttttttgttcCACTTGAGTTCGAGTAAATATCGAATGCCCTTTAGATcacctattaaaaaaatgaattttcccATTTGGTGAGTGTGTTGTGCTTAATGATGTGAGAGATTGTTTGGTCGGTGTTTGAAGATGTATTATGCAGGTACATATTAAAATCTCCATAATAGAACATCACGTTTGGTTAGGAGGTAAGTCATTCACgcataaaattaatataatgtttGGTTTGCAATTTAGAAAttcacataactaatacataagTTATGGAAGAATTTGTATGCATTTTTATACACGATAAAAGGTCAAATAAGCAATACAGGAAAACTTAACCCTTTGTAAGTAATTCTTGCAcaaaatataattcataaattttctCATAACCAATTCatatattactaataccttcctAACTCTAACCAACTACAAAAGTACCCCTTTTTAAGTACAAGCTGTAATTGTTGCTATACATAACTCACGAGCCATATGAGGAGGTAAAAGAATGTCACGATCCAGActatcgtgattgacacccacactaacactccggTGGAAGAACCACTattacaacccaaaccaagcaactaaagcaataactaaggcatttaagtcaaatactaagaaaagaaaaatagagttcccataaactttaacaaaagtctaacaataataaactaacaatgcggaagaataacctagaacctgaaagtcaatgtaccaaaacatctaatgtaacacccctaaatactaaccaagagtcgcatgtcgatttatcgttgcttaattactagaatatgttttagtctcattttgggaacttgaaatgttgtatTAATTGctaacttgcttaacataaattgtgatcgtaatttaagggaTTGTGATGGAGTGTTtaggtaatattctaattagaattatgtataactttaaaaggaggtgaaggatatatatataggtgtatatgtatgctTTTTGGGCAGCATACAATTTTTTTGGGCAGCACCTTTGAAGGACAGCTGCCCAagtgataaacatcacttgtttgactatatattttcacatCTCCTTTAGTAAATTCATTTTCCTCAAGTCTTAAAACCTTAGAAACATATCTAAAcagatttttcttcaaaatcacaagagaaaaacttGGCCCTTAtggctggaattcgagacacacacttctttttggtaagtgacgaAATCTGTTTCTGAGTTGGGTAGTGTTACATCTAACTATAGTTGCTTTACATCTTTAAtactattcatacttttttACATATTACTACTAATCTAACACGTTGCTACTACTACTTTATCTAAAGTCTTCCACTAGCTCTTTTCTTTACATAAAGTTTCCACTATCTCCTCTTTTAAATTCCACTTAGCTTGTCCGCATAGCCTTTTCTTTCTATCTTGTCGGCTTTTGTTGCTTCTTGTTTTTACTCTAACTGTACGTCTGGGATTACATTATCTTCTGCTTGGCATTTAGAACATTGATGATCCGGATATTTGTGTCCAATAGTTTTACAATATCTTGTCATTATTTCTGATGAGATAAAGTTCTTTCTTATAGCTCTTGTAGTTGGCTGTTGCTCAGGTTTTAGTAGACTTAGTGCCCATTGCCTGAGTTCTTCCATATCTGCTACTCTGATTTCTcgacaatttgaatatatcattgttTACTCTCttgaataataactccatatcaaatttttgtttaaataattaGATGTTAACTCATTTAAGATAGTAGCTATTCCAATAATTCATTTTCCTGCATAGAATGCTGGTATCTCCACTTTTTGTATTTCGTcttgttcttctattttttctggTATGATCATTTGTCTAGTTAAtccaatttttataacttgtatGATTGgcttaatttcatcataaagtATCTCGGCTGGTGCtgaatagaattttatataaaaagggTTCCCTTAGTTATTCTTTTGTAGTGcatgaatgctttgtgtagttcCGGTATTGTAGCTATTTCATCTCCTGTCTGGGTGTATACTGTGTTCAGTAATCCATAGTTATAACAAGTTGCCACTAGATTTGCATTTGTCTTAGGTAAAACAATTAGTTTATTGTATCCTTGTAGAGTTTGGGTAATATAATCTTCGTGTGGATTTTGGGTAGTTTTAGATCTGGGGTTTTTGTTTAAAAAGGTTTGTATTTTGTGAATGTTTTCTATATAGGCTTTGGTTATG belongs to Solanum stenotomum isolate F172 chromosome 1, ASM1918654v1, whole genome shotgun sequence and includes:
- the LOC125853250 gene encoding F-box protein CPR1-like; this encodes MPKRFMNFPNDVSNFILLMLPVKSLLRFKCVSRAFNTILESSTFVNIHLNRTITIKDELILLKRSFKEDCEQYKTIFSFLSGEIDDYLNPVFPDLDVPYMTDTNSIVFDQLVGPCNGLIALMDSLTVVIFNPSTRHFRFLPPSPFRSPKGVHRYVKCVGFGFDSVVNDYKVVRICELLKDDCYGYIQVEKENVEIYELGIDCWRELDWVDQQFPILNWLPCSQIFYNGTCHWIAHTVILCFDVSGELFRTMEMPNTRHNYVNGPNYSLVIQNESLTFICYPSVLPANDPLEDLTEIWIMKYYNVHDSWIKKYTIRGLSIEIPLALWKTHLFLFQRKNGCLMFYDLNSEEVKGLNIHGCPNSMRVAVYKENLTAIPRGNKTTSTQLQKF